In the genome of Desulfofarcimen acetoxidans DSM 771, one region contains:
- a CDS encoding stalk domain-containing protein: MTIDTTFNKFIGTLILFLSFAVISFNTAYASGKFTVGSNSYTIDQQVNYMDVSPYIKDNRTYLPVRFAAIAAGVSNDNIMWNDEAQTVVIVKGNQVVQFSVGNKVMLINGVKKHMDVSPEVMEGRVMIPLRFLAEALGADVNWDASTQTITISGMMQHLQQSTNSTYLPVSIEVPAIQNELPANTVSKDFEWKYNDITYTWHVVVPTELLDWDRKINNIVDGFYSSNAYEQAATLKSMEKNIKDLILSTSLESNNNLTPWVNEPKNYKWAGYHANSLSAIAQSNSYDYFHTAEFVQSFVGAIPYNITDKPQLPAQTIVDNGDCKDKSILLASMLKNMGYQVALLIFYPTSEEAGGHMAVGIVFNDDQIPTDRELTYYLYDGIKYYFAETTTPNWLIGQISDEAKEKQAYVYPVN, from the coding sequence TTGACAATTGATACTACTTTTAATAAATTCATTGGCACTTTAATTTTGTTTTTATCATTTGCGGTTATTTCTTTTAATACGGCTTACGCCTCCGGTAAATTCACTGTCGGTTCAAATTCTTATACTATAGACCAACAAGTAAACTATATGGATGTAAGCCCTTATATTAAGGATAATAGAACATATCTGCCTGTAAGGTTCGCTGCAATTGCGGCAGGCGTATCCAATGATAACATTATGTGGAATGATGAGGCGCAGACAGTCGTTATTGTCAAGGGAAACCAGGTTGTTCAATTCTCTGTTGGCAACAAGGTCATGTTGATAAACGGGGTAAAAAAACATATGGATGTTTCTCCTGAAGTGATGGAAGGACGTGTAATGATTCCATTACGGTTTCTGGCCGAGGCGCTGGGCGCTGATGTAAATTGGGATGCGTCCACACAAACCATTACTATAAGCGGAATGATGCAACACCTTCAACAGAGTACAAACTCAACCTACCTACCTGTCTCTATAGAAGTCCCTGCCATACAAAATGAACTACCAGCTAATACTGTAAGTAAAGATTTTGAATGGAAATACAATGATATAACGTATACATGGCACGTGGTTGTGCCAACTGAGCTGCTTGATTGGGATAGAAAAATAAATAATATTGTAGATGGTTTTTATAGCAGCAATGCATACGAGCAGGCTGCGACGCTTAAATCTATGGAAAAAAATATTAAAGATTTAATTCTATCAACTTCTTTAGAGTCAAACAATAATTTAACCCCCTGGGTAAATGAACCAAAAAATTATAAGTGGGCTGGATATCATGCAAATAGTTTATCCGCGATCGCTCAATCGAATAGTTATGATTACTTTCATACCGCTGAATTTGTTCAAAGTTTTGTGGGTGCTATTCCTTATAATATAACCGATAAGCCCCAATTACCTGCTCAAACAATTGTAGATAATGGCGATTGCAAAGATAAATCAATTCTACTTGCATCTATGTTAAAAAATATGGGTTATCAAGTTGCGTTATTAATTTTTTATCCAACGTCTGAAGAAGCCGGAGGGCATATGGCTGTTGGAATAGTGTTTAATGATGATCAAATTCCCACAGATAGAGAACTTACCTATTATTTATATGATGGCATAAAATATTACTTTGCTGAAACTACGACACCTAATTGGCTTATTGGCCAAATAAGTGATGAGGCAAAGGAAAAACAAGCATATGTCTATCCCGTGAATTAA
- a CDS encoding chromosome segregation ATPase, with amino-acid sequence MLYPVEMSFENARDFTKTKIYFSRAARAEDEIERFYRDNVLVGGLNGTGKSTLATVFMCLLNAQRDDAAPQDLISTNRLFTPEEPWEFAGKILFYNDGSLEDYSRYIEIEGRFQGYTDRNREVNRVAKKLFVIRESDDLSVWKSYRFSNEGLHKHMPLGQFDEMLVKMGISPKRYLLYWKQGETYKFTKIKDTERFQYFADMMDLTKDILALDKNLLEQANREAELEKLTLRLQNQQADLRKLEIDKERKEERDNLLYLEVSAYLGRVNALQCFNEEARIKLDETCRKLQVELQQSKEAAQDLEQRSGVLAGQDKTFQEKYRQLTGRRRQLEEELEQVRLRRKTADDFLRDNEKRYFEIRDLLDKLKNEDTSVEEIQRSLERLNGEIALLKVSLRQSREQIEKLGHESVALQADIEMKDKELEELKQLLVAAELVLREKASPERLEEEIERSADEIKSSEAAAEAETVRKERLLNKLAAYLFLLSKHRDMLQEDLQEMDVKLSDINRLLEEQKIEAERLQAEKQVIKLRMEQEPLAEIEKKFADLEEERQELSRSQRKAEQEAEKHRDLLGRVYRLLETALPAEEESYERLKTEAGRVSGQLEAYRTALSEKSEARTEVEKILKKYPLSLAQYHSQLSVMSQNLKELVAERTVLVEEGRRLDLLSENYSRGVYNQAQEKAVSRQSAGSFRFDEIFELAGAENQQEREKRLSLIKYALFTEAVSDELQPSGEYYHVGLFDYAPSSLEEPLPFGLKIKDEILQPENRGILLSKVPEISGDAAARAVSWLKEAAQLLTPEGYLKDRLGCRGYDPEEAIYFLSLTARENHRYRMAALREANAAEIIRIESGISDLEKEQEQTRERLQALAGMLSERERLARESSVLSENLSVLQQKEESLQEALERASYRLQVLKRVQAVLHSLKASLIVEDSLAVEQISQTEIPSYLERLVSEHASIVSRAERLTILLEELKSLRSELGRLAERLQEWMEKRNRYYDLEEQLRVKEEDYKEVDKLSAEQNRLLGVLKAEQEQHRKNIGQIKHRLEEFRRYFREMEPMETTAQISLFTLLEETARLYEDYRQVIDAIEVSVKDWQRRRTEASDRIDRLKAELAAVWQAQADLIKSQDKKTLENTLSVLKVDLDKLRVSQQYLERHAIEAKENELRQAEEQAGSFRKIVDRHSTVDWSFHALYQEQEEEARNLTRHYADLMEADRELALQLEQNDLEWQKVRSALRKLEEELKEKINGQIQNQAGLAEAEEKLSGYHKDLVILPVEEEAEARYKELLLLDAGATALSLGEMLPSLRVLYRAKFFDSVEEGWMPVFEDYLAAVQVEKIAIEMESEYRAGLQLARDTMKRIINTLKKQVQENASQQYHLAQKQYETLIKEKRQAEQAAASLRQAVAEQHKMAEGLIDSSVRSVFRNFQQVLDRLGYQAQLNYVNKEQGEGCRRLVLKFRKKNEKAFRTVNEHGGLSGGEHAAVSLMLMYAIMVVKENNMGIKSGGYLLLDEWDANLDTINSRQVFEILKKLGKKIISITPRSHSQTYLEEFGLVVRVLQSKGHSIVSILDKQADRVNIEEMFEQMEQEGASFSN; translated from the coding sequence TTGCTTTACCCTGTTGAAATGTCCTTCGAAAATGCGAGGGACTTTACCAAAACAAAGATCTATTTCAGCCGGGCCGCCAGAGCCGAAGATGAGATAGAGCGTTTTTACCGTGACAATGTTCTGGTAGGCGGTTTAAACGGTACGGGAAAGTCCACCCTGGCTACGGTTTTCATGTGCCTGTTGAACGCCCAGCGGGATGATGCCGCACCGCAGGATTTGATTTCTACCAACCGGCTTTTTACCCCTGAAGAGCCCTGGGAGTTTGCCGGGAAAATATTATTTTACAATGACGGTTCGCTGGAGGATTATTCGCGTTACATTGAGATAGAAGGCCGTTTCCAGGGCTATACCGATCGGAACCGGGAAGTAAACCGGGTAGCCAAAAAGCTTTTCGTAATTCGTGAAAGCGATGATCTGTCCGTGTGGAAATCCTACCGTTTCAGCAATGAGGGTTTGCACAAGCACATGCCTTTAGGACAGTTTGACGAAATGCTGGTTAAAATGGGCATTTCCCCTAAGCGCTATTTGCTTTATTGGAAGCAAGGTGAGACCTATAAGTTTACTAAGATTAAGGATACCGAGCGCTTTCAGTATTTTGCCGATATGATGGACTTGACCAAGGATATACTGGCATTGGATAAGAATTTACTGGAGCAGGCCAACCGGGAGGCTGAGCTGGAGAAACTCACCTTGCGCCTGCAGAACCAGCAGGCTGATTTAAGAAAGCTGGAAATTGACAAGGAGCGTAAAGAAGAGAGGGACAACCTGCTTTATTTGGAAGTTTCGGCTTACCTGGGGCGTGTTAATGCCCTGCAGTGTTTCAATGAGGAAGCTCGCATTAAGCTGGATGAAACCTGCCGAAAGCTGCAGGTTGAACTGCAGCAGTCTAAAGAGGCAGCACAGGATTTGGAGCAGAGGTCCGGGGTTTTAGCAGGTCAGGATAAAACTTTTCAGGAAAAATACCGGCAGCTGACCGGGAGGCGCAGGCAGCTGGAAGAGGAATTGGAACAGGTGCGCCTTCGCCGGAAAACAGCGGATGATTTTTTGCGTGATAACGAAAAGCGCTATTTTGAAATCCGTGATCTTCTGGATAAACTGAAAAACGAGGACACTTCGGTAGAGGAAATACAGAGAAGTTTGGAGCGGTTAAACGGGGAAATTGCTCTGCTGAAAGTATCTCTCAGGCAAAGCCGGGAGCAGATTGAAAAACTGGGGCATGAAAGCGTTGCGCTGCAGGCGGATATCGAAATGAAAGATAAAGAACTGGAAGAATTAAAGCAACTGCTGGTGGCGGCGGAACTGGTTTTAAGGGAAAAGGCTTCTCCTGAACGATTGGAGGAAGAGATAGAAAGGTCTGCCGATGAGATTAAGTCGTCTGAAGCCGCTGCCGAAGCTGAAACAGTCAGAAAAGAAAGGCTGCTGAATAAACTGGCCGCTTATCTCTTTTTGCTGTCAAAGCACCGGGACATGTTGCAGGAAGACCTGCAGGAAATGGATGTCAAGCTGTCAGATATAAATCGGCTTTTGGAGGAGCAAAAAATCGAAGCAGAACGTCTCCAAGCGGAAAAGCAGGTAATTAAGTTAAGAATGGAGCAGGAGCCTTTAGCAGAAATTGAAAAGAAGTTTGCTGATCTGGAAGAGGAAAGACAAGAACTGAGCCGGAGCCAGCGTAAGGCCGAGCAGGAAGCAGAAAAGCACAGGGATTTGTTGGGTCGTGTTTACCGGCTGCTGGAGACTGCTTTACCGGCGGAGGAAGAGAGTTATGAGAGATTAAAGACGGAAGCAGGCAGGGTATCCGGGCAATTGGAAGCTTATCGCACTGCCCTCTCAGAAAAAAGTGAAGCACGGACGGAAGTTGAGAAAATCTTAAAAAAATATCCTTTGAGTTTGGCGCAGTATCATTCCCAGTTGTCGGTCATGTCTCAAAATTTAAAGGAGCTGGTGGCTGAGCGAACTGTTCTTGTTGAGGAAGGCCGCCGTTTAGACCTTCTGTCGGAGAATTACAGCAGGGGTGTCTATAACCAGGCACAGGAGAAAGCTGTGTCCCGACAGTCGGCTGGCTCCTTTCGTTTTGACGAAATATTTGAACTTGCCGGAGCGGAAAATCAGCAGGAGAGGGAAAAACGTCTTTCGTTAATAAAATATGCGCTGTTTACGGAAGCAGTAAGCGATGAACTGCAGCCCTCAGGAGAATATTACCATGTGGGACTGTTTGATTATGCCCCGTCATCTTTAGAGGAACCGCTGCCCTTTGGCCTAAAAATCAAAGATGAGATTTTGCAGCCGGAAAACAGGGGAATTTTATTGAGCAAGGTGCCGGAAATATCCGGTGATGCTGCCGCCAGAGCTGTCAGCTGGTTAAAAGAGGCCGCACAATTACTGACACCCGAGGGTTATTTAAAGGATCGGCTGGGTTGTCGTGGCTACGATCCTGAGGAGGCAATTTATTTTTTAAGCCTTACCGCCAGGGAAAATCACCGTTACCGCATGGCTGCTTTACGTGAAGCAAATGCCGCTGAGATAATCCGTATAGAGTCGGGCATCTCTGATTTGGAGAAGGAACAGGAGCAAACAAGGGAAAGGCTGCAAGCTCTGGCAGGTATGCTGTCGGAGCGAGAGCGGCTGGCACGGGAAAGCAGCGTTTTGTCGGAAAACTTATCGGTTTTACAGCAAAAGGAGGAATCACTGCAAGAAGCCTTAGAGCGGGCCTCCTACCGGCTCCAGGTGCTGAAAAGGGTGCAGGCCGTTTTACATAGCCTGAAAGCTTCTTTGATTGTCGAGGATTCTTTGGCAGTCGAGCAAATTTCCCAAACTGAAATTCCTTCCTATTTAGAACGCCTGGTAAGTGAACATGCCTCAATAGTCAGCAGAGCCGAACGCCTTACAATTTTACTGGAGGAGCTGAAAAGCCTTCGGTCTGAGTTGGGCCGTCTTGCAGAACGGTTGCAGGAGTGGATGGAGAAGCGCAACCGGTATTATGATCTGGAAGAACAGTTGAGAGTCAAAGAAGAGGACTATAAAGAAGTAGATAAGCTTTCGGCTGAGCAAAACAGGCTGCTGGGGGTGCTTAAAGCTGAACAGGAGCAGCACAGGAAAAATATTGGGCAGATAAAACACCGTTTGGAAGAATTTCGCAGGTACTTCAGGGAAATGGAGCCCATGGAAACCACCGCCCAAATATCGCTTTTTACCTTGTTGGAGGAAACTGCCAGGCTGTATGAGGATTACCGGCAGGTGATTGATGCGATTGAGGTGTCGGTTAAGGACTGGCAGCGCCGCCGGACAGAAGCCTCAGATAGAATAGACAGGCTGAAAGCGGAACTGGCGGCAGTCTGGCAGGCTCAAGCAGATTTGATTAAAAGTCAGGATAAAAAGACCCTGGAGAATACTCTGTCTGTACTTAAGGTCGATTTGGATAAACTTCGTGTTTCTCAGCAGTACTTGGAAAGACATGCTATTGAGGCCAAAGAAAATGAATTGAGGCAGGCAGAGGAGCAGGCGGGTAGCTTCAGAAAAATAGTGGACAGGCACAGCACAGTTGACTGGTCCTTTCATGCTCTTTATCAGGAGCAGGAAGAGGAGGCCAGAAACCTGACCAGGCATTATGCTGATTTGATGGAAGCAGATCGCGAATTGGCTCTGCAATTGGAGCAAAATGACCTGGAGTGGCAGAAAGTAAGATCTGCTTTAAGGAAACTGGAAGAGGAACTTAAAGAAAAAATTAACGGACAGATACAAAATCAGGCAGGTCTGGCCGAAGCGGAAGAGAAGCTTTCCGGTTATCATAAAGACCTGGTTATACTCCCCGTTGAAGAAGAGGCTGAGGCCAGGTATAAGGAGCTATTGCTTTTGGATGCCGGTGCAACCGCGCTCAGCCTGGGTGAAATGCTGCCCTCATTAAGAGTGTTATACAGGGCTAAGTTTTTTGATTCAGTGGAAGAGGGCTGGATGCCTGTCTTCGAGGATTACCTGGCCGCTGTGCAAGTTGAAAAAATAGCCATAGAGATGGAAAGTGAGTACAGAGCGGGCCTTCAGCTGGCCCGTGACACAATGAAGAGGATAATCAACACTCTGAAAAAGCAGGTGCAGGAAAATGCTTCTCAGCAGTATCATTTGGCCCAGAAACAATATGAAACCCTGATCAAAGAGAAACGACAGGCAGAGCAGGCCGCAGCATCGTTAAGGCAGGCAGTGGCGGAACAACATAAAATGGCGGAGGGTCTCATAGACAGTTCGGTTCGCTCGGTTTTTCGCAACTTCCAACAAGTGCTTGACCGCCTGGGTTACCAGGCTCAGCTAAACTATGTGAACAAGGAACAGGGTGAGGGCTGCCGTCGCCTGGTATTGAAATTCCGCAAGAAAAATGAAAAAGCTTTTCGCACGGTTAATGAGCATGGTGGCCTTTCCGGCGGAGAGCACGCGGCAGTTTCGCTGATGCTGATGTATGCGATTATGGTGGTAAAAGAGAACAATATGGGGATTAAAAGCGGCGGTTACCTGCTGCTTGATGAGTGGGACGCCAACCTGGATACGATCAACTCCCGGCAGGTTTTTGAGATTTTAAAAAAACTGGGTAAGAAGATTATCAGTATTACCCCACGCAGCCACTCTCAGACCTATCTGGAGGAGTTTGGCCTGGTGGTGCGGGTGCTGCAGTCTAAAGGACACTCGATTGTATCTATTTTGGACAAGCAGGCCGACCGGGTGAATATTGAAGAGATGTTTGAGCAAATGGAACAGGAGGGAGCGTCTTTTTCGAATTGA